A stretch of Borrelia turcica IST7 DNA encodes these proteins:
- the murI gene encoding glutamate racemase: MSNLKDVVVIFDSGIGGLSYFEYIKSRLSKQNYVYIADNKNFPYGEKTSEFLLKEILKLILKLREICNISSIVFACNTASVITYGKLDFTFPVIYTLPSISLVEELVSKKVILIATDTTINSEFVQNEKRLHGDLMLRTAGELINFVEYGDRFKDHALRCLESLKIEVKASRRDVIFLGCTHYLHIKDMIENFLEIPIYENRAAVANELARTVKITDSDDAFTNYFYLTKDENLCFYKSFCEKYSLQFKGIID; this comes from the coding sequence ATGAGCAATTTAAAAGATGTGGTAGTTATTTTTGATTCAGGGATAGGTGGATTATCTTATTTTGAGTATATAAAAAGTAGACTTAGTAAGCAAAACTATGTTTATATTGCGGATAATAAAAATTTTCCTTATGGGGAGAAGACTTCAGAGTTTCTTTTAAAAGAGATACTAAAACTAATTTTAAAATTGAGAGAAATTTGTAATATTTCTTCGATTGTTTTTGCCTGTAATACAGCATCTGTTATTACATATGGTAAGTTAGATTTTACTTTTCCTGTAATATATACCTTGCCTTCAATTAGTTTAGTAGAAGAACTAGTATCCAAAAAGGTTATTTTAATAGCAACGGATACTACTATTAATAGCGAATTTGTTCAAAATGAAAAGAGATTACATGGTGATTTAATGTTAAGGACTGCCGGAGAACTTATAAATTTTGTAGAGTATGGAGATAGGTTTAAAGATCATGCATTGAGATGTTTGGAATCCTTAAAAATAGAGGTTAAAGCCAGCAGACGAGATGTAATTTTTTTAGGGTGTACTCATTATTTGCATATTAAAGATATGATTGAAAATTTTTTAGAAATTCCTATTTATGAAAATCGTGCAGCTGTAGCAAATGAACTTGCTAGGACGGTAAAAATTACTGATAGTGATGATGCTTTTACAAATTACTTTTATTTAACAAAAGATGAAAATTTGTGTTTTTATAAAAGTTTTTGTGAAAAATATAGTCTTCAATTTAAAGGAATAATTGATTGA
- the rsgA gene encoding ribosome small subunit-dependent GTPase A, with amino-acid sequence MNDLKFEVLWGVNNIYSIIEVKTNLIYEGVIKGKVLNIQNKEYSPLVPGDFVLGDIYDECKVYIKERLERRNIFWRYNKKAGLRQVIVSNIDSILIVSSASLPEIKNSFIDRILIVAEDQGITPIILLNKVDEGITKRAATLIKIYEDLGYRVIQTSAVTLQGIEELKSIIKDFKTSFIGQSGVGKSSLINLIDLNAAQAINEISYKYARGRHTTVYAMAFHSDNGIVMDTPGVKEFGIETLDYLKLKHCFREFRGLNDLCRFNSCLHINEPNCFIMTQIGFKVSEDRYKSYLKILDELKRYKSYAR; translated from the coding sequence TTGAATGACCTTAAATTTGAAGTTCTCTGGGGTGTTAATAACATTTATTCTATTATCGAAGTTAAGACCAATTTAATTTATGAAGGAGTTATTAAGGGTAAGGTTTTAAATATTCAAAATAAGGAATATAGTCCTTTGGTACCTGGTGATTTTGTGTTAGGAGATATTTATGACGAGTGTAAGGTATATATTAAAGAGAGATTGGAACGCAGAAATATTTTTTGGCGTTATAATAAAAAGGCTGGTCTTAGGCAAGTTATTGTATCAAATATTGATAGTATTTTAATTGTTAGTTCTGCTTCACTTCCTGAGATAAAAAATTCATTTATTGACAGGATATTAATAGTTGCTGAGGATCAAGGGATTACTCCGATTATTTTGCTAAATAAAGTTGATGAAGGCATAACTAAGAGAGCTGCAACTTTGATTAAAATTTATGAAGATTTAGGATATAGAGTTATTCAAACTTCTGCTGTTACTTTACAGGGTATTGAAGAATTAAAATCAATTATTAAGGATTTTAAAACTTCTTTTATTGGACAGTCTGGAGTAGGGAAATCTTCACTTATAAATTTGATTGATTTAAATGCGGCACAGGCTATAAATGAAATATCTTATAAGTATGCTAGAGGAAGACATACTACAGTTTATGCTATGGCTTTTCATTCAGATAATGGAATAGTAATGGATACTCCAGGCGTTAAAGAGTTTGGGATTGAAACCTTAGACTATTTGAAACTTAAGCATTGCTTTAGAGAATTTAGGGGTTTAAATGATTTATGCAGGTTTAATTCTTGCTTACATATAAATGAGCCAAATTGCTTTATAATGACTCAAATTGGATTTAAAGTTTCAGAAGATAGATATAAAAGTTACTTAAAAATTTTAGATGAGCTTAAGAGATATAAAAGCTATGCAAGATAA